The proteins below are encoded in one region of Candidatus Brocadiaceae bacterium:
- a CDS encoding universal stress protein: MYKNIFVAIDNSYHSNVCIELSVLISKKFDSIVTGCHVFDASLHQKRFRDMEKGLPPQYQEEKELQRQRDLHTTLINKGLEMISESYLDVFKARCHEASVQHNEILLQGKNYYEIIRELSRGGYDLAIMGALGLAAVDEHLIGSVCERVVRRIKTDVLVVKNKRFNGKILVAVDGSKQSFAGLQSAIALAKSFDMKLCAISVFDPHYHRVAFESIAKVLSEDAGEIFRFKEQETLHEEIIDKGLAKIYQNHLDCAEKMVEASGLGIETVLLDGKPYDQILKYVRKEKPSLLVIGRTGIHNTNGLDLGSATENLLRLAPCNVLLTGGNAGAGLVTHDAYSGSKKSSVNQNLNSHGNNKQYENGKRKNTVLDSTRTASKVCSGKNNDLLISWTREAETQTNRIPSFVRTVVKKKIEDYAREKGFQEVTTEIVDEVKKQMMGNDTSHIT; the protein is encoded by the coding sequence ATGTATAAGAATATTTTCGTTGCAATAGACAATTCCTATCATTCAAACGTATGCATTGAGTTAAGCGTTCTCATTTCTAAAAAATTCGATTCAATTGTGACAGGTTGTCATGTCTTTGATGCCTCATTGCATCAAAAAAGATTCCGCGACATGGAAAAGGGTTTGCCGCCGCAATATCAGGAGGAAAAGGAACTTCAGCGGCAGAGAGATCTGCATACGACCTTGATTAACAAAGGCTTGGAGATGATATCTGAGTCCTATCTTGATGTGTTTAAAGCAAGATGTCATGAGGCTTCAGTACAGCACAATGAAATTCTGCTGCAAGGCAAAAACTATTATGAAATTATCAGGGAATTGAGTCGTGGCGGTTATGATTTAGCGATTATGGGCGCTTTGGGCTTGGCTGCGGTAGATGAGCATTTAATTGGTAGTGTTTGTGAAAGGGTTGTAAGAAGAATTAAGACGGATGTTCTGGTGGTTAAGAATAAGCGTTTTAACGGCAAAATTTTAGTAGCTGTTGATGGCAGTAAACAATCTTTTGCCGGTTTGCAGTCAGCGATTGCATTGGCAAAATCCTTTGATATGAAATTGTGTGCGATATCGGTTTTTGATCCGCACTACCATCGAGTGGCCTTTGAAAGTATTGCGAAAGTGCTTTCGGAAGATGCGGGGGAGATATTTCGTTTTAAAGAGCAAGAAACGCTGCATGAAGAAATTATTGACAAAGGACTGGCAAAAATCTATCAGAACCATCTTGATTGTGCTGAAAAAATGGTAGAGGCTTCAGGCTTAGGGATTGAAACAGTTCTGCTCGATGGCAAACCATATGATCAAATATTAAAATACGTAAGAAAAGAAAAACCTTCACTTTTGGTTATAGGGAGAACGGGTATTCACAATACGAATGGTCTGGACCTGGGGAGCGCGACGGAAAATTTATTACGCTTGGCTCCCTGTAATGTGTTGTTGACCGGCGGAAACGCTGGGGCAGGACTTGTGACTCATGATGCTTATTCAGGGTCGAAGAAGTCTTCTGTGAACCAGAACCTGAATAGTCATGGCAATAATAAGCAATATGAAAATGGAAAACGGAAAAATACTGTTTTGGATTCAACAAGAACTGCTTCAAAAGTTTGTAGCGGGAAAAACAATGATCTTTTGATTTCCTGGACAAGGGAGGCGGAAACGCAAACAAACCGAATACCTTCCTTTGTACGTACGGTAGTAAAGAAAAAAATTGAGGATTATGCACGTGAAAAAGGTTTTCAAGAAGTAACAACCGAGATCGTAGATGAAGTGAAAAAACAAATGATGGGAAATGATACGTCCCATATAACCTGA
- a CDS encoding ethylbenzene dehydrogenase-related protein, with amino-acid sequence MEKLFCIVKRYGVALFCCFFLSATLYAADEAEGVKGIAEEEYTPTEEVLSVNFVQVEMPYHMSVKAMEGAFKNAEPVTVKLQEQDKAFPNGGGSVKSADVKAVHDGITIYFQISWDDRTKDVRQIAIHEFRDAVALMFPLGKVVIGPVGPAEHFSPRMGDREKPVNLWHWKADWEGDLVAKDELEDIDAQYPNWHDDFNTNPYSVNYHKGLISSPPILSGGRAVHNLLSMPGRKTVVEDLNAEGFGTLTTQDHQDVNGCSNYENGRWTVVVYRPLITDDPYDVQFIPGESTYFNMAVWNGSRQDRNGQKSLSMRWNPLRIGKIAWE; translated from the coding sequence ATGGAAAAATTGTTTTGTATAGTAAAGAGGTATGGAGTTGCTCTTTTTTGTTGTTTCTTCCTGAGCGCAACCTTGTACGCGGCGGATGAGGCGGAAGGGGTTAAGGGGATTGCGGAAGAGGAGTATACGCCAACAGAGGAAGTGTTGTCGGTAAATTTTGTACAGGTGGAAATGCCGTATCACATGAGCGTGAAGGCGATGGAAGGCGCGTTTAAAAATGCGGAGCCTGTTACCGTTAAACTTCAGGAGCAGGATAAGGCGTTTCCGAACGGAGGTGGTTCGGTAAAATCCGCGGATGTGAAGGCGGTCCATGATGGCATAACGATTTATTTTCAGATTTCATGGGATGATCGGACGAAGGATGTTCGACAAATTGCGATTCACGAATTCAGGGATGCCGTTGCGTTGATGTTTCCATTGGGAAAAGTGGTTATTGGTCCAGTTGGTCCGGCCGAGCATTTCAGTCCCAGAATGGGAGACAGGGAAAAGCCGGTAAACCTGTGGCATTGGAAGGCGGATTGGGAAGGTGATTTAGTCGCGAAAGATGAGCTGGAAGATATAGATGCCCAGTATCCTAACTGGCATGACGATTTTAATACAAATCCTTACAGTGTTAACTACCATAAGGGTCTTATTAGCAGTCCTCCTATTTTGTCCGGCGGAAGGGCCGTGCACAATCTCTTATCCATGCCGGGGCGAAAAACAGTGGTTGAAGACTTAAATGCTGAAGGGTTTGGCACTTTAACGACGCAGGACCATCAGGATGTGAATGGGTGCAGCAATTATGAGAACGGGAGGTGGACCGTTGTCGTGTACCGTCCGTTAATTACGGACGATCCTTATGATGTTCAGTTCATACCGGGGGAAAGCACCTATTTTAATATGGCTGTATGGAACGGCTCAAGGCAGGACAGGAATGGGCAGAAGAGTCTCTCCATGAGGTGGAATCCCCTGAGAATAGGAAAGATTGCATGGGAATAA